The following are from one region of the Cervus canadensis isolate Bull #8, Minnesota chromosome 21, ASM1932006v1, whole genome shotgun sequence genome:
- the OLR1 gene encoding oxidized low-density lipoprotein receptor 1 isoform X1 has translation MTVDDHNSMKDQLDQKPNGETAKGLRFASSWKWYPTVVTLGVLCLGLLVTVILLIQQLSQVSELLKQQQANLTHQEDILEGQILAQRQSEKSSQESQKELKEMIETLAHKLDEKSKKLMELHRQNLNLQEVLKEAANYSGPCPQDWLWHEENCYQFSSGPFNWEKSQENCLSLDAHLLKINSTDELEFIQQVMAHSSFPFWMGLSMRKPNYSWLWEDGTPLRPHLFRIQGAVSHMYPSGTCAYIQRGTVFAENCILTAFSICQKKANLLRAQ, from the exons ATGACTGTTGATGACCACAACAGCATGAAAGATCAACTTGATCAGAAGCCAAATGGTGAGACAGCAAAAG GTCTTCGTTTTGCTTCCTCTTGGAAGTGGTACCCCACTGTTGTGACTCTAGGGGTCCTTTGTCTGGGACTACTGGTGACCGTGATATTGTTGATACAGCAAC TATCCCAGGTGTCTGAGCTCCTAAAGCAACAGCAAGCAAACCTTACTCaccaggaagatatcctggagggaCAGATTTTAGCCCAGCGCCAGTCAGAAAAATCTTCCCAGGAGTCACAGAAGGAACTCAAAGAAATGATAGAAACCCTTGCCCACAAGCTGGATGAGAAATCCAAGAAACTAATGGAACTTCATCGCCAGAATCTGAATCTTCAAGAAGTTCTGAAAGAAGCAGCAAACTATTCAG GTCCTTGTCCCCAAGACTGGCTCTGGCATGAAGAAAACTGTTACCAATTTTCCTCTGGCCCTTTTAATTGGGAGAAAAGCCAGGAGAACTGCTTGTCTTTGGATGCCCACTTGCTGAAGATTAATAGCACAGATGAACTG GAATTCATCCAGCAAGTGATGGCCCATTCCAGTTTCCCCTTCTGGATGGGGCTGTCAATGAGGAAACCCAACTACTCGTGGCTTTGGGAAGATGGTACTCCTTTGAGACCCCACTT GTTTAGAATTCAGGGAGCTGTTTCCCATATGTATCCTTCAGGTACCTGTGCATATATTCAAAGAGGAACTGTTTTTGCTGAAAACTGCATTTTAACTGCATTCAGTATATGTCAAAAGAAGGCGAATCTATTGAGAGCACAGTGA
- the OLR1 gene encoding oxidized low-density lipoprotein receptor 1 isoform X2, translating to MTVDDHNSMKDQLDQKPNGLRFASSWKWYPTVVTLGVLCLGLLVTVILLIQQLSQVSELLKQQQANLTHQEDILEGQILAQRQSEKSSQESQKELKEMIETLAHKLDEKSKKLMELHRQNLNLQEVLKEAANYSGPCPQDWLWHEENCYQFSSGPFNWEKSQENCLSLDAHLLKINSTDELEFIQQVMAHSSFPFWMGLSMRKPNYSWLWEDGTPLRPHLFRIQGAVSHMYPSGTCAYIQRGTVFAENCILTAFSICQKKANLLRAQ from the exons ATGACTGTTGATGACCACAACAGCATGAAAGATCAACTTGATCAGAAGCCAAATG GTCTTCGTTTTGCTTCCTCTTGGAAGTGGTACCCCACTGTTGTGACTCTAGGGGTCCTTTGTCTGGGACTACTGGTGACCGTGATATTGTTGATACAGCAAC TATCCCAGGTGTCTGAGCTCCTAAAGCAACAGCAAGCAAACCTTACTCaccaggaagatatcctggagggaCAGATTTTAGCCCAGCGCCAGTCAGAAAAATCTTCCCAGGAGTCACAGAAGGAACTCAAAGAAATGATAGAAACCCTTGCCCACAAGCTGGATGAGAAATCCAAGAAACTAATGGAACTTCATCGCCAGAATCTGAATCTTCAAGAAGTTCTGAAAGAAGCAGCAAACTATTCAG GTCCTTGTCCCCAAGACTGGCTCTGGCATGAAGAAAACTGTTACCAATTTTCCTCTGGCCCTTTTAATTGGGAGAAAAGCCAGGAGAACTGCTTGTCTTTGGATGCCCACTTGCTGAAGATTAATAGCACAGATGAACTG GAATTCATCCAGCAAGTGATGGCCCATTCCAGTTTCCCCTTCTGGATGGGGCTGTCAATGAGGAAACCCAACTACTCGTGGCTTTGGGAAGATGGTACTCCTTTGAGACCCCACTT GTTTAGAATTCAGGGAGCTGTTTCCCATATGTATCCTTCAGGTACCTGTGCATATATTCAAAGAGGAACTGTTTTTGCTGAAAACTGCATTTTAACTGCATTCAGTATATGTCAAAAGAAGGCGAATCTATTGAGAGCACAGTGA